A genomic region of Pradoshia eiseniae contains the following coding sequences:
- the rplS gene encoding 50S ribosomal protein L19 yields the protein MHKLIEEITKEQLRTDLPSFRPGDTVRVHVKVVEGTRERIQVYEGVVIKRRGGGISETFTVRKISYGVGVERAFPLHTPRIAKLEVIRRGKVRRAKLYYLRNLRGKAARIKEIR from the coding sequence ATGCATAAATTAATCGAAGAAATCACGAAGGAACAACTTAGAACTGACCTTCCTTCTTTCCGTCCTGGTGATACAGTACGTGTACACGTGAAGGTAGTTGAGGGTACTCGTGAGCGTATTCAGGTATACGAAGGCGTAGTAATCAAGCGTCGCGGAGGCGGAATCAGTGAAACTTTCACAGTCCGCAAAATTTCCTACGGTGTTGGCGTTGAGCGTGCATTCCCATTGCACACACCACGTATCGCTAAATTGGAAGTTATCCGTCGCGGTAAAGTACGTCGTGCTAAACTTTACTACTTGCGTAACCTACGCGGTAAAGCAGCGCGTATCAAAGAAATCCGATAA
- the lepB gene encoding signal peptidase I, with translation MAKAKEKNEIFEWIKALVIAILLAAIIRYFFFAPILVDGLSMMPTLKDQDRMVVNKISYKIGEPERFDIVVFHATEEKDYIKRVIGLPGDTIEYKDDTLYINGTAYDEPYLAEYKQQVIDGPLTEPFTLEEITGEATVPEGEVFVMGDNRRYSKDSRHIGTVKMSEILGKTSLVYWPFEDFGLVE, from the coding sequence ATGGCAAAAGCCAAGGAAAAAAATGAAATCTTTGAGTGGATTAAGGCATTGGTGATTGCCATTTTACTTGCGGCAATCATTCGCTACTTCTTTTTTGCTCCTATCTTGGTTGATGGATTATCGATGATGCCTACATTGAAAGATCAGGACCGCATGGTTGTAAATAAGATTTCCTACAAAATCGGGGAGCCCGAACGCTTTGATATTGTCGTCTTCCATGCGACGGAAGAAAAGGATTATATTAAACGAGTAATCGGTCTGCCGGGTGACACAATAGAATATAAGGATGATACGCTTTATATAAACGGCACAGCCTATGATGAACCATATTTAGCTGAGTATAAGCAACAGGTGATTGACGGGCCGCTCACAGAGCCGTTCACGCTTGAAGAAATCACGGGCGAGGCAACGGTTCCAGAAGGCGAAGTGTTTGTAATGGGCGATAATAGACGTTACTCCAAAGACAGCCGTCATATCGGTACGGTAAAAATGAGTGAAATACTTGGCAAGACAAGCTTGGTATATTGGCCGTTTGAGGACTTTGGATTAGTCGAATAA